The following are encoded in a window of Methanofastidiosum sp. genomic DNA:
- a CDS encoding acyltransferase: MKVGFIQMNIELLDVKKNVDNAIKLMEKNEASLIVLPELFNTGYNFKNKNEVLEVSENIPDGYTTKTLKDFTEGNDKTIVFGLSEKTEKGLYNSLAVVSKGEYIGKYRKIHLFFDEKDYFIPGDLGFKIFEVEGIKIGTMICFDWFFPESTRTLSLMGADILCHPANLVMPYCPEAMKTICLQNRVYSITSNRVGEERGLKFIGQSQIVGPDGKIIFRASEAKQESYEVEVDPLKARDKNLNPKNNIFNDRKPEFYGII, encoded by the coding sequence ATGAAAGTAGGATTTATCCAGATGAATATAGAGCTACTTGACGTTAAAAAGAATGTGGACAATGCAATCAAATTGATGGAAAAAAACGAGGCATCATTGATAGTTTTACCCGAACTTTTTAATACTGGCTATAATTTTAAAAATAAGAATGAAGTCTTAGAAGTTTCTGAAAATATCCCAGATGGCTATACAACAAAAACATTGAAAGATTTTACTGAGGGCAACGATAAAACAATTGTTTTTGGACTATCTGAAAAAACAGAAAAGGGATTATATAATTCTCTGGCCGTTGTTAGTAAGGGAGAATATATTGGAAAATACAGAAAAATACATCTTTTCTTTGATGAGAAGGATTATTTCATTCCTGGCGATTTAGGATTTAAAATATTTGAAGTGGAAGGAATTAAAATTGGCACAATGATCTGTTTTGATTGGTTTTTTCCTGAATCTACTAGAACTTTGTCACTCATGGGGGCAGATATACTATGCCATCCTGCTAATCTGGTTATGCCTTACTGCCCAGAAGCAATGAAAACTATATGCCTTCAAAACAGAGTTTACTCTATTACCTCAAATAGGGTTGGTGAAGAAAGGGGATTAAAATTTATTGGGCAGAGCCAGATTGTAGGTCCAGATGGGAAGATTATTTTCAGAGCTTCAGAAGCTAAACAGGAGAGCTATGAAGTTGAAGTAGATCCATTAAAAGCAAGAGATAAAAATCTTAATCCAAAAAATAACATATTTAACGATAGAAAGCCTGAATTTTATGGCATAATATAG
- a CDS encoding tRNA (cytidine(56)-2'-O)-methyltransferase, which yields MSITVLRIGHRPERDHRITTHVALVSRTFGANSISIWEKDEKIKKSLDSVCKRWGGDFSVNFETYKQAFKKFEGISVHLTMYGIPFEDKIEEIKDSVFKNNKNLMIVIGAEKVPKDIYEMSTYNLSVTNQPHSEISALALFLDRLYDGKEIKKEFKNAKLKIVPSEKGKNILTEETAK from the coding sequence ATGAGCATCACAGTTCTTAGAATTGGCCACAGGCCCGAAAGAGATCATCGTATCACAACTCACGTTGCCTTAGTTTCTAGAACCTTTGGGGCCAATTCAATTTCTATTTGGGAAAAGGATGAAAAAATAAAAAAAAGTTTGGATAGTGTATGTAAGCGGTGGGGCGGAGATTTTTCCGTCAATTTTGAAACATACAAACAAGCTTTCAAAAAATTTGAAGGAATATCTGTGCACTTGACTATGTATGGGATTCCGTTTGAAGATAAAATTGAAGAGATTAAAGATTCTGTTTTTAAAAATAATAAAAACCTTATGATAGTAATTGGAGCAGAAAAAGTTCCAAAGGACATTTATGAAATGTCAACGTATAATCTTTCAGTGACAAATCAACCCCATTCTGAAATATCTGCATTAGCCCTATTTTTAGATAGGCTTTATGATGGAAAAGAGATTAAAAAAGAATTTAAAAATGCAAAATTAAAAATAGTTCCTTCCGAAAAAGGTAAAAATATTCTTACTGAGGAGACTGCGAAGTAG
- a CDS encoding Lrp/AsnC ligand binding domain-containing protein → MIAFILCVVQPGTEEDVIEKISNMKNVIEVHELYGEYDMIVKVNVKELGELDILTSSIRRVPGVQMSSTMIKK, encoded by the coding sequence ATGATAGCATTTATACTTTGTGTTGTACAACCCGGAACTGAAGAAGATGTCATTGAAAAAATTTCTAACATGAAGAATGTGATTGAAGTACATGAGCTCTATGGCGAATATGATATGATTGTTAAAGTTAACGTAAAAGAATTAGGAGAGCTTGATATACTCACCAGCTCTATTAGAAGAGTTCCTGGTGTACAAATGTCCTCTACAATGATCAAAAAATGA